One window of Myripristis murdjan chromosome 8, fMyrMur1.1, whole genome shotgun sequence genomic DNA carries:
- the arhgap23a gene encoding rho GTPase-activating protein 23 isoform X7: MHLDVQRWRSVPGKGRRDGLSSASENPRPAMAARPAREGVGVGWQGPRTLVLHKNSQGFGFTLRHFIVYPPESALHTNLKDEENGNGKGYQRSRLEPMDTIFVKNVRERGPAHQAGLCTGDRLVKVNGESVLGKTYSQVIALIQNSESVLELSIMPKDEDVLQLAYSQDAYLRGNEPYSGGAQNLPVPPPLCYPRAKTQPTTGAPSSVPMGQNQLDNWSRWPGSSSPSSPLDNRSAVGSPASWQEGRAGEPGGVGHSSPAHRTEEIQYGMTGQQPQGQTRGRSYSSSSSSGGPLSSPLQVHYPNHNTASSSQAQPRKSSSAWSSPPLPQLSQSRSERCQQALSDWYHSQLPERSGRSMQSRHRSYSQDRLSEMRRQQQRTGGWPHSASQDTLLLLQQSGPGPHGDSYWSYGDWEGAPGRGPPASSYARTRSENLLAQYDRYGRSLETLDRAGSGLVSPRFERPSWLQQAPQPPPRTEAYQRHGSHYGAAQAAPASRHAQSHPKHHPQTNAQAHSQPQSQQAAPQSRRLPPAQSMDDQPVGYRSYSPSFYRKTGRIMQQAHSFRDPSYSGPHLNWNPTPKTSPPEGTPVSLTTSASSPMASTTPEPQDRAYRPTNHERENVPAEEQVEAVAAAQTQEVVLRQKPPTGRRNAHGMRHPHYALPMDGLEPTLFSPEPQEAATAPRPAGDGVPRKPNGNLAPLPIEDDSLASIPFIDEPTSPSADLRARHVPASSVVSSGMSSAPAVVTSPVSPTFTFPLNRLFSHDCSSIKSSRRSSYLLAITTERSKSCDEGLNTFREEGRVFSRLPKRVKSFFTDGSLDNLGTAEDVRSKRHSTSELGSITYSDVRREGWLHYKQILTEKGKKVGSGMRPWKRVFSVLRSHSLFLYKDKREAVLRGATIGGGAEDEQPISIRGCLVDIAYSETKRKHALRLTTQDFCEYLLQAEDREDMLEWIKVIRENSKTDSEEFGFSRQALISKKLNDYRKQSPTGSKPDSSPRVPRMKPPFLLAKMENPAGAPRSPKPDGKDESSPPKSPWGINIIKKSKKAGPKAFGVRLEECQPGANNKFIPMIVEICCGLVEEMGLEYTGIYRVPGNNAMVSTLQDQLNKGVDINPTEEKWQDLNVVSSLLKSFFRKLPEPLFTDDKYNDFIDANRMENASDRLKTMKKLIRDLPDHYYHTLKFLICHLKTVADHSDKNKMEPRNLALVFGPTLVRTSEDNMTDMVTHMPDRYKIVETLIQHYDWFFSEELDKDEKTPVDTEDVQPAPNIDHLLSNIGRTGLLGEASDSTNSDSAKSKGSWGSKRDLTAKDFLTLSIMSAVTGRKRRKRHNARLVGSSTDDDSEHEPIKAGHLGTEEGEEPESPDGDTAPRAEEEEDGDEEEEEEEEEDEEVAERGERVKEEVEEEVVAVVPSRPCRKEEEEDEEGGQAAVLLPEEEVRVGVKGPPWRAPEDARSIVSGYSTLSTLGRSLVSEGRGDDADDENSELVSETDNESGFASRSLTQERPEKHPPASTSTQPPAAPRSFLYTHYKPPALSTTPLLAPPTPLTHTPDPGERSEGGARSTTPSSSSFSSSSTTHRLHSRPSFNSHKLIQCDTLARKKLKGEKAKARSLDLLELSGASAQGNGAGMGAEGAPRVRRDTSRTNPSSGSSQESLHPARPRPALPPSEAASFTPAGQGQGHGAGRGSLVEQVRARLLGSADDLRSVGLRKPLSPETRRKRRAWRRHTVVVSPTEASEKRPPLAVNEFPLSPVTPNQTKSPGLPHDSQGVDPGPAARRVPASRFHQYL, from the exons GGGATCGGCTggtgaaagtgaatggagagagtgTTTTAGGCAAGACATACTCCCAGGTGATAGCCCTCATCCAGAACAG TGAGAGTGTGTTGGAGCTCTCGATTATGCCAAAAGATGAAGATGTGTTGCAATTG GCGTACTCCCAGGATGCCTACCTGAGGGGCAACGAGCCTTACTCAGGGGGAGCCCAGAACCTCCCGGTACCGCCTCCCCTCTGTTACCCACGCGCTAAGACCCAGCCCACCACTGGAGCCCCCTCGTCCGTGCCCATGGGCCAGAACCAGCTGGATAACTGGAGCCGCTGGCCAGGCTCCTCCAGCCCCTCTTCACCCCTGGACAACCGCTCGGCTGTGGGCAGCCCGGCCAGCTGGCAGGAGGGGCGGGCGGGCGAGCCGGGCGGCGTGGGTCACAGTAGCCCCGCCCACCGCACAGAAGAGATCCAGTACGGTATGACTGGCCAGCAACCTCAGGGCCAGACCAGGGGGCGCTCCTActcgtcttcttcctcttccggTGGTCCCCTGTCCAGCCCGCTGCAGGTCCACTACCCCAACCACAACACTGCCAGCTCCTCCCAGGCCCAGCCGCGGAAGTCCAGCTCGGCGTGGAGCAGCCCTCCCCTGCCTCAGCTCAGCCAAAGCCGCAGTGAGCGCTGCCAGCAGGCCCTCTCCGACTGGTACCACAGCCAGCTGCCCGAGCGCTCAGGACGCAGCATGCAGAGCCGCCACCGCAGCTACTCTCAGGACCGGCTTAGCGAGatgaggaggcagcagcagcggaCGGGCGGCTGGCCTCACAGCGCCTCCCaggacacgctgctcctcctgcaaCAATCAGGTCCCGGGCCCCACGGGGACTCATACTGGTCCTATGGAGACTGGGAGGGGGCCCCGGGTCGAGGTCCTCCTGCCTCGAGCTACGCCCGAACGCGCTCCGAGAACCTGCTGGCCCAGTACGATCGCTACGGCCGCTCATTAGAGACGCTGGACCGGGCGGGCTCCGGACTGGTGTCCCCTCGCTTCGAGAGGCCCTCCTGGCTCCAGCAAGCTCCCCAGCCCCCGCCTAGAACTGAAGCGTACCAGCGGCACGGGAGCCATTACGGTGCAGCACAGGCTGCTCCGGCGTCCCGACACGCACAGTCCCATCCCAAACACCATCCCCAAACGAACGCGCAGGCCCACTCCCAGCCCCAGTCCCAGCAGGCCGCTCCGCAGAGCAGGCGGCTGCCCCCGGCACAGAGCATGGACGACCAGCCTGTGGGATACCGTAGCTATAGCCCCTCTTTTTACCGCAAGACGGGCCGCATCATGCAGCAGGCCCACTCTTTCAGGGACCCTTCGTACTCTGGCCCTCACCTCAACTGGAACCCGACCCCCAAAACCAGCCCACCAGAGGGCACCCCGGTCTCCCTCACCACCTCGGCCTCTTCCCCCATGGCCTCCACCACACCCGAACCCCAAGACAGAGCGTACAGGCCCACGAATCACGAGAGGGAAAACGTGCCAGCGGAGGAGCAGGTGGAAGCCGTGGCGGCCGCGCAGACGCAGGAAGTGGTGCTGAGACAGAAACCTCCCACGGGGCGGAGGAACGCCCACGGCATGCGCCATCCCCACTACGCCCTGCCCATGGACGGCCTGGAGCCCACGCTGTTCTCCCCAGAACCCCAGGAAGCGGCGACGGCGCCTCGCCCCGCAGGAGACGGAGTCCCGCGCAAGCCGAACGGCAACCTCGCCCCCCTTCCCATAGAGGATGACTCGCTGGCCTCCATCCCCTTCATAG ATGAGCCGACCAGCCCCAGCGCAGATTTGCGCGCCCGCCACGTGCCAGCGTCCTCCGTGGTGTCCAGCGGCATGAGTTCGGCGCCCGCCGTGGTCACCAGCCCCGTCTCCCCCACCTTCACCTTCCCCCTCAATAGGCTCTTCTCACACGACTGCA GCAGTATTAAATCCAGTCGCCGTTCCTCCTATCTTCTAGCCATCACCACGGAGCGCTCCAAGTCTTGCGATGAAGGGCTCAACACGTTCCGGGAGGAAGGCCGCGTCTTCTC GCGGCTACCGAAGAGAGTCAAGAGTTTCTTCACAGATGGG tctCTTGACAACCTTGGTACGGCGGAGGACGTGCGCTCCAAACGTCACTCCACCTCGGAGCTGGGCAGCATCACCTACAGCGACGTGCGGCGAGAAGGATGGCTGCACTACAAACAGATCCTCACAGAGAAGGGCAAG AAAGTGGGCAGCGGCATGCGACCGTGGAAGCGGGTCTTTTCGGTGCTTCGCTCCCATTCGCTGTTCCTCTACAAGGACAAGAGGGAGGCGGTCCTTCGCGGGGCCACGATCGGAGGCGGCGCTGAGGACGAACAGCCCATCAGCATCCGCGGCTGCCTGGTAGACATCGCCTACAGTGAGACCAAGCGAAAGCACGCCCTGCGACTGACCACCCAGGACTTCTGCGAGTACCTGCTGCAGGCAGAGGACCGGGAGGACATGCTGGAGTGGATCAAAGTCATCAGGGAGAACAGCAAGACGGACAGCGAG GAGTTTGGCTTTTCCAGACAGGCCCTGATCAGTAAGAAGCTGAATGACTACAGAAAACAGAG TCCGACAGGCAGCAAGCCCGACTCCTCTCCCAGGGTGCCCCGGATGAAGCCTCCCTTCCTGCTGGCCAAGATGGAGAACCCTGCCGGGGCGCCGCGCTCCCCCAAACCTGACGGTAAAG ATGAGAGCAGCCCTCCAAAGTCTCCATGGGGAATCAACATCATTAAGAAGTCTAAGAAGGCCGGGCCTAAGGCTTTTGGTGTGAGGCTGGAGGAATGTCAGCCAGGTGCTAATAACAAG TTCATCCCCATGATCGTGGAGATCTGCTGCGGCCTGGTGGAGGAGATGGGTCTGGAGTACACCGGCATCTACAGGGTCCCGGGGAACAACGCCATGGTGTCCACTCTGCAGGACCAGCTCAACAAGGGTGTCGACATCAACCCgacagaggag AAGTGGCAGGACCTCAACGTCGTCAGCAGCTTACTCAAATCTTTCTTCCGGAAACTTCCAGAGCCGCTTTTTACTGACG ACAAGTACAATGACTTCATAGACGCCAACCGAATGGAAAACGCATCAGACAGACTCAAGACCATGAAGAAACTG ATCCGAGACCTCCCAGATCATTACTACCACACTCTGAAGTTCCTGATTTGCCATCTGAAGACTGTAGCCGACCACTCAGACAAGAATAAG atggAGCCTCGTAACCTGGCGCTTGTGTTTGGGCCGACTCTGGTGCGGACATCTGAAGACAACATGACAGACATGGTCACACACATGCCTGACCGATACAAGATAGTGGAGACACTCATCCAACAT TACGACTGGTTTTTCAGCGAAGAGCTAGACAAGGATGAAAAG ACGCCGGTGGACACAGAGGACGTGCAGCCCGCCCCCAACATCGACCACCTGCTGTCCAACATCGGAAGGACCGGCCTGCTCGGGGAGGCCTCAG acTCAACCAACAGTGACTCAGCTAAATCAAAG GGGTCGTGGGGGTCAAAGCGAGACCTCACAGCCAAGGACTTCCTGACTCTGTCCATCATGTCCGCCGTTACCGGCCGCAAACGCAGGAAGCGTCACAACGCCCGCCTCGTGGGCAGCAGCACTGACGACGACTCTGAGCACGAGCCAATCAAAGCTGGGCATCTGGGcacagaagagggagaggagccgGAGTCGCCAGACGGAGACACCGCTCCTCGagcggaggaagaggaagatggtgatgaagaggaagaagaggaggaggaggaagacgaggaagtTGCAGAAAGAGGAGAACGAGTCAAAGAGGAGGTagaagaggaggtggtggcGGTTGTTCCCAGCCGGCCGTGCCgtaaagaagaagaggaggacgaggaaggAGGGCAGGCAGCCGTGCTGCTCCCTGAGGAGGAGGTGCGGGTCGGGGTGAAGGGGCCGCCGTGGCGAGCGCCAGAGGATGCACGCTCTATCGTCTCTGGTTACTCCACCCTCTCCACGCTGGGCCGGAGCCTGGTGTCTGAGGGGAGGGGTGACGATGCAGATGATGAAAACAGCGAGCTGGTGAGCGAGACAGACAATGAGAGCGGCTTTGCGTCGCGCTCCCTCACCCAGGAGAGGCCTGAGAAACACCCGCCAGCGTCCACGAGCACACAGCCGCCCGCAGCCCCGCGCAGCTTCCTCTACACACACTACAAACCCCCTGCTCTCTCCACCACGCCCCTTCTCGCCCCGCCCacacctctcacacacacaccggaccCTGGggagaggagtgaaggagggGCTCGATCCACCACGCCAtcgtcctcctccttctcctcctcctccaccactcaCAGACTGCACTCGCGGCCCTCCTTCAACTCCCACAAGCTAATCCAGTGCGACACCCTGGCCAGGAAGAAGCTGAAGGGCGAGAAGGCCAAGGCTCGCTCCCTAGACCTGCTCGAACTGTCCGGAGCTTCGGCTCAGGGCAACGGGGCCGGGATGGGGGCAGAAGGTGCGCCCAGGGTGAGGAGGGACACTTCGAGAACCAACCCCTCCTCCGGCAGCAGCCAGGAGAGCCTGCACCCGGCCCGGCCCCGGCCGGCCCTGCCGCCCAGCGAGGCCGCCTCCTTCACCCCGGCCGGACAGGGGCAGGGACACGGAGCGGGACGCGGGTCTCTGGTGGAGCAGGTTCGAGCCCGTCTGCTGGGCTCGGCTGACGACCTGCGCAGCGTGGGGCTGCGGAAACCCCTGTCGCCCGAGACACGGAGGAAGAGACGGGCGTGGCGCAGACACACGGTGGTGGTCTCCCCTACAGAGGCGTCCGAGAAGAGACCCCCGCTAGCTGTTAATGAATTCCCCTTGTCACCCGTCACCCCCAACCAGACCAAATCACCAGGGCTGCCTCATGACTCCCAGGGAGTCGACCCAGGACCGGCTGCACGTCGCGTGCCTGCCTCTAGATTCCACCAGTACCTGTGA
- the arhgap23a gene encoding rho GTPase-activating protein 23 isoform X6, whose protein sequence is MVTCLPLSHMPWTPGCLGKGRRDGLSSASENPRPAMAARPAREGVGVGWQGPRTLVLHKNSQGFGFTLRHFIVYPPESALHTNLKDEENGNGKGYQRSRLEPMDTIFVKNVRERGPAHQAGLCTGDRLVKVNGESVLGKTYSQVIALIQNSESVLELSIMPKDEDVLQLAYSQDAYLRGNEPYSGGAQNLPVPPPLCYPRAKTQPTTGAPSSVPMGQNQLDNWSRWPGSSSPSSPLDNRSAVGSPASWQEGRAGEPGGVGHSSPAHRTEEIQYGMTGQQPQGQTRGRSYSSSSSSGGPLSSPLQVHYPNHNTASSSQAQPRKSSSAWSSPPLPQLSQSRSERCQQALSDWYHSQLPERSGRSMQSRHRSYSQDRLSEMRRQQQRTGGWPHSASQDTLLLLQQSGPGPHGDSYWSYGDWEGAPGRGPPASSYARTRSENLLAQYDRYGRSLETLDRAGSGLVSPRFERPSWLQQAPQPPPRTEAYQRHGSHYGAAQAAPASRHAQSHPKHHPQTNAQAHSQPQSQQAAPQSRRLPPAQSMDDQPVGYRSYSPSFYRKTGRIMQQAHSFRDPSYSGPHLNWNPTPKTSPPEGTPVSLTTSASSPMASTTPEPQDRAYRPTNHERENVPAEEQVEAVAAAQTQEVVLRQKPPTGRRNAHGMRHPHYALPMDGLEPTLFSPEPQEAATAPRPAGDGVPRKPNGNLAPLPIEDDSLASIPFIDEPTSPSADLRARHVPASSVVSSGMSSAPAVVTSPVSPTFTFPLNRLFSHDCSSIKSSRRSSYLLAITTERSKSCDEGLNTFREEGRVFSRLPKRVKSFFTDGSLDNLGTAEDVRSKRHSTSELGSITYSDVRREGWLHYKQILTEKGKKVGSGMRPWKRVFSVLRSHSLFLYKDKREAVLRGATIGGGAEDEQPISIRGCLVDIAYSETKRKHALRLTTQDFCEYLLQAEDREDMLEWIKVIRENSKTDSEEFGFSRQALISKKLNDYRKQSPTGSKPDSSPRVPRMKPPFLLAKMENPAGAPRSPKPDGKDESSPPKSPWGINIIKKSKKAGPKAFGVRLEECQPGANNKFIPMIVEICCGLVEEMGLEYTGIYRVPGNNAMVSTLQDQLNKGVDINPTEEKWQDLNVVSSLLKSFFRKLPEPLFTDDKYNDFIDANRMENASDRLKTMKKLIRDLPDHYYHTLKFLICHLKTVADHSDKNKMEPRNLALVFGPTLVRTSEDNMTDMVTHMPDRYKIVETLIQHYDWFFSEELDKDEKTPVDTEDVQPAPNIDHLLSNIGRTGLLGEASDSTNSDSAKSKGSWGSKRDLTAKDFLTLSIMSAVTGRKRRKRHNARLVGSSTDDDSEHEPIKAGHLGTEEGEEPESPDGDTAPRAEEEEDGDEEEEEEEEEDEEVAERGERVKEEVEEEVVAVVPSRPCRKEEEEDEEGGQAAVLLPEEEVRVGVKGPPWRAPEDARSIVSGYSTLSTLGRSLVSEGRGDDADDENSELVSETDNESGFASRSLTQERPEKHPPASTSTQPPAAPRSFLYTHYKPPALSTTPLLAPPTPLTHTPDPGERSEGGARSTTPSSSSFSSSSTTHRLHSRPSFNSHKLIQCDTLARKKLKGEKAKARSLDLLELSGASAQGNGAGMGAEGAPRVRRDTSRTNPSSGSSQESLHPARPRPALPPSEAASFTPAGQGQGHGAGRGSLVEQVRARLLGSADDLRSVGLRKPLSPETRRKRRAWRRHTVVVSPTEASEKRPPLAVNEFPLSPVTPNQTKSPGLPHDSQGVDPGPAARRVPASRFHQYL, encoded by the exons GGGATCGGCTggtgaaagtgaatggagagagtgTTTTAGGCAAGACATACTCCCAGGTGATAGCCCTCATCCAGAACAG TGAGAGTGTGTTGGAGCTCTCGATTATGCCAAAAGATGAAGATGTGTTGCAATTG GCGTACTCCCAGGATGCCTACCTGAGGGGCAACGAGCCTTACTCAGGGGGAGCCCAGAACCTCCCGGTACCGCCTCCCCTCTGTTACCCACGCGCTAAGACCCAGCCCACCACTGGAGCCCCCTCGTCCGTGCCCATGGGCCAGAACCAGCTGGATAACTGGAGCCGCTGGCCAGGCTCCTCCAGCCCCTCTTCACCCCTGGACAACCGCTCGGCTGTGGGCAGCCCGGCCAGCTGGCAGGAGGGGCGGGCGGGCGAGCCGGGCGGCGTGGGTCACAGTAGCCCCGCCCACCGCACAGAAGAGATCCAGTACGGTATGACTGGCCAGCAACCTCAGGGCCAGACCAGGGGGCGCTCCTActcgtcttcttcctcttccggTGGTCCCCTGTCCAGCCCGCTGCAGGTCCACTACCCCAACCACAACACTGCCAGCTCCTCCCAGGCCCAGCCGCGGAAGTCCAGCTCGGCGTGGAGCAGCCCTCCCCTGCCTCAGCTCAGCCAAAGCCGCAGTGAGCGCTGCCAGCAGGCCCTCTCCGACTGGTACCACAGCCAGCTGCCCGAGCGCTCAGGACGCAGCATGCAGAGCCGCCACCGCAGCTACTCTCAGGACCGGCTTAGCGAGatgaggaggcagcagcagcggaCGGGCGGCTGGCCTCACAGCGCCTCCCaggacacgctgctcctcctgcaaCAATCAGGTCCCGGGCCCCACGGGGACTCATACTGGTCCTATGGAGACTGGGAGGGGGCCCCGGGTCGAGGTCCTCCTGCCTCGAGCTACGCCCGAACGCGCTCCGAGAACCTGCTGGCCCAGTACGATCGCTACGGCCGCTCATTAGAGACGCTGGACCGGGCGGGCTCCGGACTGGTGTCCCCTCGCTTCGAGAGGCCCTCCTGGCTCCAGCAAGCTCCCCAGCCCCCGCCTAGAACTGAAGCGTACCAGCGGCACGGGAGCCATTACGGTGCAGCACAGGCTGCTCCGGCGTCCCGACACGCACAGTCCCATCCCAAACACCATCCCCAAACGAACGCGCAGGCCCACTCCCAGCCCCAGTCCCAGCAGGCCGCTCCGCAGAGCAGGCGGCTGCCCCCGGCACAGAGCATGGACGACCAGCCTGTGGGATACCGTAGCTATAGCCCCTCTTTTTACCGCAAGACGGGCCGCATCATGCAGCAGGCCCACTCTTTCAGGGACCCTTCGTACTCTGGCCCTCACCTCAACTGGAACCCGACCCCCAAAACCAGCCCACCAGAGGGCACCCCGGTCTCCCTCACCACCTCGGCCTCTTCCCCCATGGCCTCCACCACACCCGAACCCCAAGACAGAGCGTACAGGCCCACGAATCACGAGAGGGAAAACGTGCCAGCGGAGGAGCAGGTGGAAGCCGTGGCGGCCGCGCAGACGCAGGAAGTGGTGCTGAGACAGAAACCTCCCACGGGGCGGAGGAACGCCCACGGCATGCGCCATCCCCACTACGCCCTGCCCATGGACGGCCTGGAGCCCACGCTGTTCTCCCCAGAACCCCAGGAAGCGGCGACGGCGCCTCGCCCCGCAGGAGACGGAGTCCCGCGCAAGCCGAACGGCAACCTCGCCCCCCTTCCCATAGAGGATGACTCGCTGGCCTCCATCCCCTTCATAG ATGAGCCGACCAGCCCCAGCGCAGATTTGCGCGCCCGCCACGTGCCAGCGTCCTCCGTGGTGTCCAGCGGCATGAGTTCGGCGCCCGCCGTGGTCACCAGCCCCGTCTCCCCCACCTTCACCTTCCCCCTCAATAGGCTCTTCTCACACGACTGCA GCAGTATTAAATCCAGTCGCCGTTCCTCCTATCTTCTAGCCATCACCACGGAGCGCTCCAAGTCTTGCGATGAAGGGCTCAACACGTTCCGGGAGGAAGGCCGCGTCTTCTC GCGGCTACCGAAGAGAGTCAAGAGTTTCTTCACAGATGGG tctCTTGACAACCTTGGTACGGCGGAGGACGTGCGCTCCAAACGTCACTCCACCTCGGAGCTGGGCAGCATCACCTACAGCGACGTGCGGCGAGAAGGATGGCTGCACTACAAACAGATCCTCACAGAGAAGGGCAAG AAAGTGGGCAGCGGCATGCGACCGTGGAAGCGGGTCTTTTCGGTGCTTCGCTCCCATTCGCTGTTCCTCTACAAGGACAAGAGGGAGGCGGTCCTTCGCGGGGCCACGATCGGAGGCGGCGCTGAGGACGAACAGCCCATCAGCATCCGCGGCTGCCTGGTAGACATCGCCTACAGTGAGACCAAGCGAAAGCACGCCCTGCGACTGACCACCCAGGACTTCTGCGAGTACCTGCTGCAGGCAGAGGACCGGGAGGACATGCTGGAGTGGATCAAAGTCATCAGGGAGAACAGCAAGACGGACAGCGAG GAGTTTGGCTTTTCCAGACAGGCCCTGATCAGTAAGAAGCTGAATGACTACAGAAAACAGAG TCCGACAGGCAGCAAGCCCGACTCCTCTCCCAGGGTGCCCCGGATGAAGCCTCCCTTCCTGCTGGCCAAGATGGAGAACCCTGCCGGGGCGCCGCGCTCCCCCAAACCTGACGGTAAAG ATGAGAGCAGCCCTCCAAAGTCTCCATGGGGAATCAACATCATTAAGAAGTCTAAGAAGGCCGGGCCTAAGGCTTTTGGTGTGAGGCTGGAGGAATGTCAGCCAGGTGCTAATAACAAG TTCATCCCCATGATCGTGGAGATCTGCTGCGGCCTGGTGGAGGAGATGGGTCTGGAGTACACCGGCATCTACAGGGTCCCGGGGAACAACGCCATGGTGTCCACTCTGCAGGACCAGCTCAACAAGGGTGTCGACATCAACCCgacagaggag AAGTGGCAGGACCTCAACGTCGTCAGCAGCTTACTCAAATCTTTCTTCCGGAAACTTCCAGAGCCGCTTTTTACTGACG ACAAGTACAATGACTTCATAGACGCCAACCGAATGGAAAACGCATCAGACAGACTCAAGACCATGAAGAAACTG ATCCGAGACCTCCCAGATCATTACTACCACACTCTGAAGTTCCTGATTTGCCATCTGAAGACTGTAGCCGACCACTCAGACAAGAATAAG atggAGCCTCGTAACCTGGCGCTTGTGTTTGGGCCGACTCTGGTGCGGACATCTGAAGACAACATGACAGACATGGTCACACACATGCCTGACCGATACAAGATAGTGGAGACACTCATCCAACAT TACGACTGGTTTTTCAGCGAAGAGCTAGACAAGGATGAAAAG ACGCCGGTGGACACAGAGGACGTGCAGCCCGCCCCCAACATCGACCACCTGCTGTCCAACATCGGAAGGACCGGCCTGCTCGGGGAGGCCTCAG acTCAACCAACAGTGACTCAGCTAAATCAAAG GGGTCGTGGGGGTCAAAGCGAGACCTCACAGCCAAGGACTTCCTGACTCTGTCCATCATGTCCGCCGTTACCGGCCGCAAACGCAGGAAGCGTCACAACGCCCGCCTCGTGGGCAGCAGCACTGACGACGACTCTGAGCACGAGCCAATCAAAGCTGGGCATCTGGGcacagaagagggagaggagccgGAGTCGCCAGACGGAGACACCGCTCCTCGagcggaggaagaggaagatggtgatgaagaggaagaagaggaggaggaggaagacgaggaagtTGCAGAAAGAGGAGAACGAGTCAAAGAGGAGGTagaagaggaggtggtggcGGTTGTTCCCAGCCGGCCGTGCCgtaaagaagaagaggaggacgaggaaggAGGGCAGGCAGCCGTGCTGCTCCCTGAGGAGGAGGTGCGGGTCGGGGTGAAGGGGCCGCCGTGGCGAGCGCCAGAGGATGCACGCTCTATCGTCTCTGGTTACTCCACCCTCTCCACGCTGGGCCGGAGCCTGGTGTCTGAGGGGAGGGGTGACGATGCAGATGATGAAAACAGCGAGCTGGTGAGCGAGACAGACAATGAGAGCGGCTTTGCGTCGCGCTCCCTCACCCAGGAGAGGCCTGAGAAACACCCGCCAGCGTCCACGAGCACACAGCCGCCCGCAGCCCCGCGCAGCTTCCTCTACACACACTACAAACCCCCTGCTCTCTCCACCACGCCCCTTCTCGCCCCGCCCacacctctcacacacacaccggaccCTGGggagaggagtgaaggagggGCTCGATCCACCACGCCAtcgtcctcctccttctcctcctcctccaccactcaCAGACTGCACTCGCGGCCCTCCTTCAACTCCCACAAGCTAATCCAGTGCGACACCCTGGCCAGGAAGAAGCTGAAGGGCGAGAAGGCCAAGGCTCGCTCCCTAGACCTGCTCGAACTGTCCGGAGCTTCGGCTCAGGGCAACGGGGCCGGGATGGGGGCAGAAGGTGCGCCCAGGGTGAGGAGGGACACTTCGAGAACCAACCCCTCCTCCGGCAGCAGCCAGGAGAGCCTGCACCCGGCCCGGCCCCGGCCGGCCCTGCCGCCCAGCGAGGCCGCCTCCTTCACCCCGGCCGGACAGGGGCAGGGACACGGAGCGGGACGCGGGTCTCTGGTGGAGCAGGTTCGAGCCCGTCTGCTGGGCTCGGCTGACGACCTGCGCAGCGTGGGGCTGCGGAAACCCCTGTCGCCCGAGACACGGAGGAAGAGACGGGCGTGGCGCAGACACACGGTGGTGGTCTCCCCTACAGAGGCGTCCGAGAAGAGACCCCCGCTAGCTGTTAATGAATTCCCCTTGTCACCCGTCACCCCCAACCAGACCAAATCACCAGGGCTGCCTCATGACTCCCAGGGAGTCGACCCAGGACCGGCTGCACGTCGCGTGCCTGCCTCTAGATTCCACCAGTACCTGTGA